The Bacteroidetes bacterium GWF2_43_63 genomic sequence AAATAATCAAGGAGAAAGTCGGTTAGTTCATGCAAAAGCGTTTTAGAAAATTTATGAACAAACTTTACTTTGATTCCTTCGGCAAGCTCGCTGGTAATGGCATCGGATGACTGCAGCAGTATCGGGAAATAAGGGTCGTCGGCCTGAACAATTTTGCATAATTCAAAGCCGGCATTTTTATCTTTTACATTATTGCGGTTAAACGAAATATCTGATATCATTCCCAACATGTTCGACTTGTATTTTTCATACATGCTTAGGGCTTGTTCAAAGTTTGTTGCAAGCAAAATTTTAGGTCTGCCGCGCAGGCGTAGAGTGCGCTGATGATCATTCAGCCCTTCAGCCATAAACGCGCGTGACTGCTCAATTACAATACGGTACATATTGGGCAGATAAGAGCTGTAATACCGCACCGAATCTTCAACCAGCAAAATACACTGAACACCTACCTCGCCAACATCGTGATCAGTATTCATTTTATCTTCGATGAGCTTTATAATTGCCAGCAACAAATTGGTATTCCCCAGCCAGCTAAAAACATAATCCACACCACTCATGTCCTGAACGGCGAGTCTTTGCGACACTTCGCGCGAAAAAGGCGTGAGCACAACCACCGGAATATTAGCAAACCGATGTTTAATTACTTTCGAAAATTCAAACGGATTCTGGTCCGAAATGCTCAGCATATTAATCACCAGATCCACGCGGTCGTTTTCCAGAATTTCCATGGCCTTTTCGGCACTGTGAGCTTTTATAAACCTTGGCGGGTAGCGCAGATTGAGTGAAACATATTCCTGAAAAATAGCTTCGTTTATACGGCCGTCTTCTTCAAGAATAAAGGCATCGTAGGTGCTGCAGATGAGCAGAATATGCTCAATCCGTTTTTCCATCAGATGGTCAAACAAAGTATCGTGAAACTGTGCCTGATTCAGGTCAGGCTTATTCTGTTGTTTACTCATAAGTCAATGATCTGAGCGGTGATAATGTAAAGTAATCTGATCCGCCAACGACAGCTCTAAGGTACAACTTTTACATGTCGGAATAAAAATCATCAAAAATATTTCTGCATTTTAAACGTTGAAATGACTACATTTGGATTTGAAATTGGCAAAAACAAGTACGCTCAGATAATTAAATCAGTGTTGTAGTTCCGATTAACTTTGTAGCTGTGGAGAAAAGCAAAAAAAAATCAATAAAAGAGTGGGCCGCCGATGATCGTCCGCGCGAAAAGATGCTGGCGAAAGGGGCTGAAGCACTGAGTAATGCTGAACTTTTCGCAATACTGATTGGCAGTGGCACTACTAAAAAAAGCGCACTTGAGCTTGCCAGAGAAATGCTTGAAAATGCTGATAACAGTTTGAAAAAATTATCCGCAATCACCATTCATGAAATAAGAAAAATAAATGGAATTGGACCTGCCAAAGCAGTGACCATTGCAGCAGCACTCGAAATTGCACGACGACGCGAAGGCGAAAGTGATGATGAAGACGAGCTTGTTCTATCATCGCGCGATGCGCAGAAGGCGCTCATCCCAATGCTTCGGGATAAGCAACATGAAGAATTCTGCATCATGGGACTGAATCGCAGAAACAAAATCATTGTAAAGGAAAGAATAAGCATGGGCAGCATGACTGCCACACAGGTCGATATTCGCAAGATTATTAAAATGGCCCTCGACACGCGCTCGCTGAGCCTTATTCTCGGACATAATCATCCATCAGGAAATTTAAACCCCAGCGATTCAGATATTACACTCACGCGCCAGATCCACGATGCAGCCGCACTTTTCGACATCCGATTACTCGATCATATCATTATTTCACAGGATTCCTTTTATAGTTTTATGGACGAAGGAATCATCAACACATTCAAAAAATGAGAATTGTAACCATTGTCGGCGCAAGGCCACAGATCATAAAAGCAGCGGCACTTAGCCGGGAAATACAACTGCATTTCAGCTCCGAAATTGAAGAAATTATTGTTCATACCGGACAGCATTATGATGATAATATGTCCGAAGTGTTTTTTCGCGAACTCAGCATTCCGGCTCCCAATGTCAATCTCAACGTCGGGTCTTCCAGCCATGGTGAACAAACGGGACGTATGATGGAAGGGCTTGAAAAAGTTTTACTGGAGTATAAACCTGATGCACTGGTGGTGTACGGCGATACCAATAGCACACTGGCAGGCGCAGTGGCAGCGGCGAAGCTGCATATTCCGGTTTTTCACATCGAGGCAGGACTGCGTTCCTTTAATAAAAAAATGCCTGAAGAAATAAACAGAATTGTGGCCGATCATTGTTCGACGCTGATGTTTTGTCCGACAAAAACAGCCATCCGAAATCTTGAAACAGAAGGATTTCCTGCAGGCCTCATGAGCCCATATTCATTGGATAAACCCGGAGTGTTTCACGGCGGCGATATCATGTTCGACAACTCGGTGCACTTTGCAGGCATTGCCGAAAAGCAATCAAAAATTATTGAAGAACAAAAGCTGAAAGATGTTCCGTTTATTCTCGCAACGGTGCATCGAAACGATAATACGGATCACGAGGAAAGATTACGTATGATCTTTGATGCCTTATGTCTTGCATCGGCCAACACTGGTTTACCAGTCATTTTCCCTGTACATCCTCGCACAAAAAAAATGATGGCTGAATGGAATATAGGCAGCAATATTCCTGCTACAGCGGATGTTCGCATCATACCACCCGCTTCGTTTCTCGACATGATTCTGCTTGAAAAAAACTGTCGTCTCGTTCTCACTGATTCGGGCGGAGTTCAGAAAGAAGCTTTTTTCTTTTCGCGTCCGTCAATCATTCTGCGACCCGAAACAGAATGGGTTGAAATCATCGAACTGCGCGCTGCACGCCTTGCCGATCACACAGCACCGGAAATTGCGGCCCAGGCCGAGGCAATGATCAACTATCCCCCAACAGAGTTTCCGCCTGTGTTTGGCGACGGTCATGCCGCTGAATTCATTTGTGAGAAAATGCTTGATTTTTTTAAATCGACCAGTAAAAAACACTAAAATATTTTTCAATGACTGTTGAGGTCAGAACATCATTCGACAATGCCAAACTGCGCTACACCCTCGATTATATTTTCGGGGAGCGGCTTGGATGCGGGTATGTTTTGAATCCGGACAACAGCTCAACTGGCGCATGCATCATCGACTACGGGCCGGGACAGCGCGCCACAGTGACAATACCCGATAGTGGATTTCTGCACCCGAAGGGCGTTTCAGCACAAAATACTGAAATTAAAATGGATGCTGAAAACAATATTCTTTTGTTCCCATCGGAGCAATCAGGAGATTTTTCTTTCGATATTTTTTCTGCCATATTTTTCATGCTCAGCAGATATGAGGAATACACCTGCCTTGAGCGGGATCATCATGGACGATTTGATTTGCAGCACTCGGTGGCATTCAAACATGATTTTCATTTGCGGGCAGTTGTTGACGAATGGATCATTATGCTTCGCAAGCGTCTGATAATGCACATTCCCGAAAGAGCGTTTAAAAAAGAGCGGCCAACTTTTTCGTTGACTGTCGATGTCGATATGCTATTTTCTTACAGAACCAAAGGGTGGTTCCGCAACATTGCCGGATGGCTCCGCGACCTGGTCAGTGGCCGTTTTTACGCATTGGTGGAAAGACCAATGGTGTTACTTGGCCTTCGCAAAGATCCTTTTGACACTTTTGAAGTAATCGATAAAATCAGTCGCGAGTTTCGCGTGCAGGTAATGTTTTTCATGCTGACATCACAGCAAAGAACCAACTTCGATAAAAACGGGAACCTGCACCATCGCAGGGCCGCAGCTAAATTAAAAAAAATTGCGCAGGAATCAATGATTGGTTTGCATCCTTCGTATTACTGTCTGGACGATGATGACAAGCTTTTACGCGAAAAGAAATTACTGGAAAAAGCTACTGGAGTTTCGGTAGCGTCTGCACGGAGACATTTTCTGCGGATGACTTTGCCCCAATCGTATCGCCAACTCGTCAGGGCTGGAATCACAAACGATTTCACCATGGGCTTTGCATCCGGGCATGGATTCAGGGCCGGGACATCAAGACCATTCAGATTTTTCGATCTGGAAACCGACAAAGTACTGCCCTTAACCGTACATCCTTTCTGCATTATGGACGGCAGTCTGAAAGATTATCAGAAAATGACACCAGAACAAACCCGAAACGAACTCTTACGCCTGGCAGACTACATCAGGTCTTTGAATGGACATTTTGAAATGTTGCTGCACAACGACACCCTTTCTGAAAGCGGTCGCTGGAAAGGCTGGACAGACATCATCAGAAAAACCATACGTCAGTTTCAATCCATAGCCGAATGATACAATTTGCCGTAAACGAAAATATCGACAGGACTTTGTGGGACGCTGCAGTGATGCAATCTTCGCAACCAATGGTTTATGCAATGTCCTGGTATCTCGATCTTACGGCACCAGGCTGGAATGGTCTGATAGAAGAGAATTATCAATCCGTAATGCCACTCGTCGGAGAAAAAAAATTCGGAATAAACTATTTGTTTCAACCCCCGTTTTGTCAGCAACTCGGTGTTTTTGGGAAAGATATTTCCAGCGATGTTGTGAAACGCTTTCTGAAGGCCATTCCGCAAAAGTATCGCTTTGCTGAAATCATGCTGAACGAACAAAATACAATTGATGTTTCTGGCGTTGAAATGCTCACCAATATTACACTTCAGCTCAGTTACAGCATCGAAGAACTTCGGAATAAATACAACGACAACACCCGGCGAAATATCAAAAAAGCCGTTCAGAGCGCTGTTTCGTTGCATAAAGGATTTGATATCGAAAAAATAATCACTCTCTTTCGCGAAAATAAAGGCGAAGCGATTGGCAAAAGCGATGCATGGTATGCCCATCTGCTCACGCTTTCCTATCAGCTCCGCCATCGCGGCATGGCTACGACCTGGAGTGCGCTGAACGAACATAATGATATCATTGCCGGAATACTTACGGTGGAATTCGAAGGTCGCGTGATTCTGCTGTTTAGCGGCTCTGGCAGCGAAGCACGTGAAACGGGCGCCATGCACTTTTTGATAGATTCAATTCTTGCAGACACCTGCAACACGCATCAGATATTCGATTTCGAAGGCAGCAACAACGAAAACCTTGCGCGCTTTTATCTTGGATTTGGTGGAGAAAAATCTTCCTATCCGTTTGTGCGGATCAATCGATTGCCGCTTCCTGTGCGATGGATGAAAGACAAAGGGGTTTCGGTCTGAAATTATTCGAAAAAAAACAAATATACTTGCAGAATACAAGAATAGTATATACTTTTGTAATATACCAATAAGATACATCATGAAAACACTTTCATTAAAACTGGATGAGAATGTGTTTCTGGAAACGGAAAAAGTATTATCAGAAATAAAGAAACCACGCAATCGCTACATCAACGAAGCGCTGAAATTCTATAACGCACTACAGAAAAGGCGGTTGTTGTCAAAAAAATTAAAAACCGAATCAGGGTTGGTGGCAGAAGAATCCATGAACATTCTGTATGAATTCGAAAACCTCGAAGACTATGAAGATTAAGCAGTTTGACATCTGGATTGCCAATCTGGATCCTCATTTTGGGACAGAAGCCGGGAAAGCCAGACCTGTTCTGATAATACAATCCAACCTCCTGAATGATATTCATCCATCAACGCTGATTTGTCCTATAACGACGAATATTCAGCCAAAAGCAGAAATACTGAGGGTTCATTTAAAGAAAGGTCATTTCGGGCTTAAACAGAATTGCGATATTATGATTGATCAGATCAGAGCTATCGACAACAAACGGCTGATGAAACGTGTCGGGCGTATATCCGAATCGTTGATTGAAAAAGTGAAAGAGAATATCGCCATTGTGCTGGATTTGTCAAAAATCTGATATCACACACAGTGATTGAAATGCAAAGAGGCGCAGTCCCCCTGCGCCCCTAAACCATCATTCCAAATCAAAAACAAAAATTATTTGCGTATTTCAAGCTCTTCGATGAGCCTGCTTCCGCCTGCATATTTGTCGATATAAAAAAGAACATAACGAATGTCAACACAAATGCAACGCTGCAATGCCGGTTCAAAAACGATGTCGCCCGACATAGCTTCCCAGTTGCCATCGAAAGCAAGACCAATGAGTTCGCCATTGCCGTTAAGCACAGGGGAACCGCTGTTTCCGCCAGTGATATCATTGTTTGTGAGAAAACAGGTGATCATGGTGCCATTTTCGCCCCATTGTCCGAAGTCTTTTTTCTCATACAATTCTTTCAGTTTCGCAGGAACAATAAATTCATCATTGTCTGGATTCTCTTTTTCCATAACACCATTGAGAGTGGTCACAAAATCATAGTCAATGGCATCGCCGGCACTATAGGAAAGTACTTGTCCGTAAGACAGACGCAAGGTGCTGTTGGCATCAGGATAGAAATGCTTTTCCGGGTGCATTTCGCGCAATCCCTGCACATACAGACGCATTCCCTGAGTAAGCTGATAATTAAGCGGATTGATTTCAGCGACCAGTTTGTTGTATATGTCATAGACCTGTACTGCTGCTTCGAATAAAGGATCTTTAGCTAAAACATCTTTTGTTGGCTTATTCAGAAACGCATCCATTTTATCCTGGTTTGAAAAAATTGAGACGAGAAAAGCAAAATCTGAATAAAGGCTGTAATCATTTTTAAATTTACTGCTGACAACGGAGAAAAAAGCAGGATGGTATTCCGTTGGAACATCAGCAGCATACATAGCCGACATGGCGCTGAAAAGCTGCATCTCGGTTTTATGATCAAAAGTTGTGAAATGTTTTTCAGCCTGATTTTTCAACGATTTTACCATTTCCTCAACTTTCGCAAGATTTGGCTTTTCGGCTGAAAGCTCGGCCATCAGAGACCTGAATCTCCCTGCAAAAGATATTACATCACTTCCGCGGAAAAAAGCTTCTGAAATATAATACTGAACTTTGCGCAAGAAGCTCAGCTTCTCGATAGAATTGTGCGTTTTCACCAATGCGGCTTTGTAATAACCGAATTTGGGAATACCATCATTATTCACCCATGTTTCAAAATCGTCCTCCAATATCTTCTTACGATCAATCACATTGTTACGCTCAATTCCCTTGTTTTGTCCAATATAATACTTCCAGTAATTGGCGGTGGTAGCGTATTTGCTGGCATAACGAAGTCTGACTTCATCACTTGCTTTCATGTTTAAATCCATGATTGCCAGTTTTTTCTCCCGAATCTTTACAATAGATGGATTGACATATAAATAATTTGACTCAACTTCTTCGCTGGTGATGTATCGCGAGGTGCGACCCGGGTAACCGAAAACCATTGCAAAATCATTTTCCTTTTTGGGTTTGATCGAAACCGGAAGAGAATGCTTTGGCTTCATTGGAATATTGTCTTTGCTATACTTGGCTGGTTTACCGTCGGGGCCTGTGTAAACGCGAAAAACACTGAAATCGCCTGTGTGACGGGGCCACATCCAGTTGTCGGTATCACCGCCAAAATTACCAATGGACGACGGTGGGTTCAGCACCAAACGAACATCGGAATAAACCTCATAAACAAACAGGTAATATTCATTCCCATAGAAAAAGGGTTTCACACTTGCTTCCTGATATTTTTCCGATACGGCGCCCTTTTCGAGTCTCTTCGAAATGCGGTCTACAATCTCTTCGCGCTCCATTTCAGTGGCTTCGAAAGGAATAGAATCAAGGATTTGTTTGCTGACGTCTTCGATTCGCAACAGAAAGCGTACATTTAGGTTTGATGCCGGGAATAATTCATCAGCCATGGTTGCAGCATAATATCCGTTGGTCAGTATATCGTTTTCAACGGTACTCAATGAAGCGATTGAAGCATAGCCACAATGGTGATTTGTGAATATCAGCCCCTGATCGGAAACGATCTCGCCAGTGCAACCTCCGCCGAAAATCACAATTGCATCTTTCAGACTTCCGTTATTGACTGAATAAATTTCTTCGGGCGTCAGATGAAGCCCCATTTTTTGCATGTCGGTGTAATTCAGCCGGTCAATAAACATTGGAAGCCACATTCCCTCATCGGCTCTGGCCTGAAAAAAACTCACAATCACAATCAGAACCGCAATAAAACTTTTCCTGTTTTTCATAATCTGATACTGGTGCATTTTCGAATCGCAATATTATAACATTTTTTTCACTTGAGGCCAATCTAAAGGCAATAAGCAAATTGTTTTCGACAAACCAGACAAATTCATAAACATAACATGATAAATTTTGTCCCAGGATTTACATTTTGGGATAAAAATACAAATACCGCCTCTCCTTTGCGGTGAAGCGGTATTTGCCGAAAAATATCTGCAGCTTTATTGCCCTGCGGTCATGATCATTCGCGAAATGCTTCCTTCTGAAGTCTTAACGCGGATAAAATAAACTCCGGAACTCAAAGCGCCTGCATTCAGCTCTGTTCGGTTAATGCCAGCATCCATGGTTCCACTGTACATAACATTAATCAGACGGCCCGTGTTGTCAAGAAGCTCAATGCTGACTTCATCAGCATTTGCCAGGTTGATGTCTACAAACATCAGGTCTGTAGACGGATTGGGATAAATGTTAAATCCGAAAGAAAATTCATTGCAGCCCGTCGAAGTTGCCAAAGGTGGAAACACAATGTAATCGACCCATGCAGCATCGGAACCGCCAATGGCAGTGTAGTCCTTTGCGTATTTCCAGTTGAAAGTGTGAGGTCCTGCTGAAACCGGATATGCTACACGTGCCCAATCCTTTTCTCCATCCCACCAAGCTTGGGAAGCTGCGTCTATAAGAAATTCAAGATAATCCCACTGACTGGAACTTGCACTGCCATTCTCACAACTCACCTTGCGGTAAAATGAAATACTGTCATTGGCGGCCACATCCCAATCAATCGACATAACTGAAGTCTGATCGTCTGAAATAACACCCGATTTTGAACAATATACTCCTTCATAAGGATTTTCTGTTGTAACGATCCAAGGTGAATTTCCACTGGTAGTCCAGGTGAATTGCGACAGATCACCGGTTTCATAGTCTTCGTCAACAATGCCTACTTTGAAGGTAAACACTTTCTGAACCTGATAATATCCAGTTCCGAGCGTATATGTAATGCTAACAGCTGAGCCAAGAGTGGCACCAGCATCAACCGATAACGAAAAGTCAGCACCAATCATAGTTGCAGGATTCAGATTGCCAATATTATCAGTTCCGGTGATAATAGTCACCAAAGAACTGCCGCTTGTGATTGTTCCGTTTGCATTTGTATAAACGGCATGTCCATTATTGACAGATTCAATATTCACATTGATTGTTTCACCCGGATCAAGTTGTCCGTTGTTGTTACCAGCTGCATCATCAATGGTAAGTGTTCCAATCATCAGATATGGGGCGTTAACAATAATATTGAATGAAGAGTTCCATGAATTGGCACCGTCAACAGCAACAATGTCAAAAGGAATTGTGGTCTGATCATTCACATTGCTCCCTACTGAAACACCATACGCACTATTCACAAGTTTGGTTGCACTGGCATTTATAGCACCATAGTTTTCAGTATTGTCTGTAATAGTAACGGCCGGACTTGCCGTCGAAATTGTTGCAACAACATTGGCTGCATTTGCAATGCCGGTGTTAAGTAAGGTGACGTTCAAAAGAATATTTTCGCCATAATCGGCCTGAGCATTATTATTGCCGGTGGCATCGTTTATGGTCGAAGTGCTGTAAACCACATAGGGTCCGGTTGCAGCAATTACTGCCACTTCCCCGACATATGGGATATAATTGTATTTAGTGGCTGTAACAATCAGCGTATCGATAGCTGTTAGAGCAGTAAAGCTAACCGTTGTTGTGCCTCCGTTTATTATGTTGGTTCCGATAATGCTGTCGTTTAAAGTAACTGTGATAAATGCGCCTTCGGCATTGCAGTTCACAGCAAGCTGGCTGGTGCCGATGGGCACAGTTGCCTGATGAGTTACCGTCATCGATTTGGCAGTGTCCGTTCTGATCATAAGTGAAGGATCTCCGAAAATGGTCCAGGTGTCGGTCATATCTGCGCCGCCAGTGCCATAGCTGTCATTCATTTTCATGCAACCACTCATAACAACACCACCAAAAGTGTGTTTAATATTGCCGGCAGATGTTTCACAAATTACATTAACCATTTCATCCTGCCCTTCCATAGGCGGTGCCCAGGATTGATTGATGGTACTCATAATAGTTGCCGCTGCACCTTTTGGAGTAGTACCCGTACGGGCGCGCAGCCATGCTTCGGCGAAACAGGTTGTTCCAACAAAATTTCCGTTTACACAAGCAACAGATAGAATTATCGGCCACTGGGTTGTATTGGTAAGCGCATTAACATTGGTGTTGCTGAATCCTGTGGTAACAAAATAATCATCGCCGCCGTGACCACAATAAAGAAGCAGACCTGCTCCACCATTTAGAACAGTTGTAACCCCTGCTGCTGTGGCGTCACCAGCAGCATCAAGGCCGCCCTGAGAGCCATCAAACAATTCGTATTTGGTTTCGTATTCGTAATTGTCGCATTGAGTCTGAAGATTACGAATATGCTGGTAATCATACTCGCTATCATCTCCTGTACCCTCACTCGATGCAATGCCCAGCACTCTGTTTAACCAGTTGTTGCTGGTGTTCGGTGTCTGCTCATATGATATGGTGCGTAATACCTGTACATCAACATCAGCGATGCTTTCTGCTGAAAAACGACCGACATAAAATTCCGGATAATGATCGCTGCCGGTTTGGTATGCATATGCATTGTCGGAATGACCTGCCACACCACTTGTAATGGGCGGGATATCCGCACCATCACCAACAAAAAGCAGAAAAGTTAGTCCATTGGTGTTGTAGTAATTTGTAACATAGGTTTTAATTGCAGTGGTTGTGGTTCCAGCTGTTGCTGTACTGACAATTTTTGTAGGAAAACCGATCCGGTTTTTCCATTGGACGTAAGGCGCCATCGCGCTCACATACTCAGGCTTTGCAATAATTAAAATATTGCCTCTTTCAGTAATCGGAGTATATCTGGTCTCCACGTAATTAATGAAATGTCTGTTGTATAATTCATCAAAACTCTCATCAACTTTGGTTACTGACTTTGTGCGGTAAAAAGGATTTTCGTTGGAATTATCCGATTCTCTGTAAACAACCACCCGAATAGTTTTTACTACCCGCAAATTGCGCGCAGCGTGATCATAGCGGAAAGGGGAAATATGCAGTGCAACCCCTCTGTAATCGCGCATGATATATGGATCCGATAGAGACGCAAAAGAGCCGGGAAAACTTCCGTTCTGCTGATAGGTGCGACCCCAGGTATAGGGAATGGTCGAAGGATCAATGTCTCTGGTCAGATTCCCCTTGGATGGAACGATTTCAATATTGCTATAATCGAGATATTCGGTTGAAAGCACTTTGACTTTCATGTCAGCCATATCAGGAATAATCAGCGAATTTGAAAACTGGCACAGTGCGGGCTCTCCGGCAACAAGCATTGGCGAAGCACCCGTCATTGAAACATTCTGTTTAACGCCCTGAGAAGTCACCACATCGCTCATATAGAAACCCTGAAAATTGTATTCGATTACGGTTTCGTCCGGGCTTGATGAAATGATGGTGTACAATGGCTTGTTCGCATCATTGTTCAGCGAATGATAAGTTTGCGCGGTCAGTGGGCCAAAGGCCACCAGCAGCAGCAGAAAAATTGTAAGGTTTTTCATATTCGGGGGGGTTATTTAATTACTGCAAAAGATTTCGAAAAGTCAACATTGCTGCCTGTAAGCCTGATTGTATATATTCCGTTTTCGAATCCGGCAATGGCAACCGGCAAATAGAGCTGGCCTCTGACGTTACTGAATTGTTCTG encodes the following:
- a CDS encoding taxon MazF — its product is MKIKQFDIWIANLDPHFGTEAGKARPVLIIQSNLLNDIHPSTLICPITTNIQPKAEILRVHLKKGHFGLKQNCDIMIDQIRAIDNKRLMKRVGRISESLIEKVKENIAIVLDLSKI
- a CDS encoding UDP-N-acetylglucosamine 2-epimerase; the encoded protein is MRIVTIVGARPQIIKAAALSREIQLHFSSEIEEIIVHTGQHYDDNMSEVFFRELSIPAPNVNLNVGSSSHGEQTGRMMEGLEKVLLEYKPDALVVYGDTNSTLAGAVAAAKLHIPVFHIEAGLRSFNKKMPEEINRIVADHCSTLMFCPTKTAIRNLETEGFPAGLMSPYSLDKPGVFHGGDIMFDNSVHFAGIAEKQSKIIEEQKLKDVPFILATVHRNDNTDHEERLRMIFDALCLASANTGLPVIFPVHPRTKKMMAEWNIGSNIPATADVRIIPPASFLDMILLEKNCRLVLTDSGGVQKEAFFFSRPSIILRPETEWVEIIELRAARLADHTAPEIAAQAEAMINYPPTEFPPVFGDGHAAEFICEKMLDFFKSTSKKH